A single genomic interval of Koleobacter methoxysyntrophicus harbors:
- a CDS encoding ABC transporter ATP-binding protein has translation MLEIKNLKVIFPTEKGILRAVDGLDFTLKRGQIIGLVGESGSGKSVSLLSILGLVPYPGKIQQGEIIFEGENLLKKNPAEMRDIRGKTISMVFQDPMSTLNPVFPIGEQIRESLRIHGIFRSEAKGLLSLIYGNRRKKKEYEKVLQLMKEVGISRPERRYHYYPHQFSGGMQQRALIAIALSCNPKLLLADEPTTALDVTIQAQILDLLRQINKDHGTAIIFVTHDLGVAAEFCHEIAVMYAGKLVERGPVDEIIENPKHPYTRGLLKSIPRITRKKEKLYAIPGSVPDLADIPSAGCAFYPRCEEAVPLCREAVIHLKEVKKGEFVRCIRYGGDSYNPDFLKEGAV, from the coding sequence ATGCTTGAAATTAAGAATCTAAAGGTTATATTTCCGACCGAAAAGGGGATTTTAAGGGCCGTCGATGGCCTGGACTTCACCCTTAAACGGGGACAGATTATCGGCCTTGTAGGGGAATCCGGCTCAGGGAAAAGCGTTTCCCTGCTTTCGATTTTAGGTCTTGTTCCTTATCCCGGTAAGATACAGCAGGGAGAAATTATATTTGAAGGGGAAAACCTGCTTAAAAAAAACCCTGCAGAGATGAGGGATATAAGAGGGAAAACAATATCTATGGTTTTTCAGGACCCTATGAGCACATTGAATCCCGTTTTCCCTATCGGAGAGCAGATAAGGGAATCTTTGAGGATTCATGGGATATTTAGGTCCGAAGCTAAGGGTTTGCTTAGTTTGATATATGGTAATAGGAGAAAAAAGAAGGAATATGAAAAGGTCCTCCAACTTATGAAAGAAGTAGGGATATCCCGGCCTGAAAGGAGGTACCATTACTACCCCCATCAGTTCAGCGGGGGTATGCAGCAGAGGGCCCTTATTGCCATTGCTCTTTCCTGCAACCCAAAGCTGCTCCTTGCCGATGAACCGACAACTGCTCTAGATGTAACTATTCAGGCCCAGATTCTGGACCTTTTAAGGCAGATCAATAAAGACCACGGTACGGCCATTATCTTTGTAACCCATGACCTGGGAGTTGCGGCGGAATTCTGTCACGAGATAGCGGTTATGTATGCGGGGAAGCTGGTAGAAAGGGGGCCTGTAGACGAAATTATTGAAAACCCTAAACACCCTTATACCCGCGGCCTTTTGAAGTCGATTCCTCGGATAACGCGCAAAAAAGAAAAACTGTATGCCATTCCGGGAAGTGTTCCGGATCTTGCCGACATTCCCTCTGCAGGATGTGCCTTTTATCCCAGATGCGAAGAGGCTGTTCCTCTATGCAGAGAAGCGGTAATTCACCTTAAAGAAGTTAAGAAGGGGGAATTTGTCCGGTGTATAAGATACGGCGGAGATTCGTACAATCCAGATTTTCTAAAGGAAGGGGCTGTTTAA
- a CDS encoding ABC transporter ATP-binding protein, with the protein MGQGKPLLRIEGIKKYFKEKPGFLARLLAGRKKRLIKAVDNISLVINRGETLGLVGESGCGKTSLGRTIVRLYKPTAGRIVFDGQDVTEAKGEKLMTFRRKAQIIFQNPYASLNPRKTVRDILTVPLINSGIRNPFEREERIVHLMERVGLSHRHINSFPHQFSGGQRQRIGIARALAIRPQFVIADEPVSALDVSVQAQIINLLEELQEEFHLTYLFIAHDLSVIYHVSDRVAVMYLGKIMELGPTEDIFFNTAHPYTKALLSAIPSVDKHRRRDRIILEGTVPTPVNPPAGCRFQTRCFMKKGKICEEVEPVLKEVSNKHFVACHRCQ; encoded by the coding sequence ATGGGTCAGGGGAAACCCTTGCTTAGGATAGAGGGTATAAAAAAGTATTTTAAAGAAAAGCCAGGTTTCCTCGCCAGGCTGCTGGCAGGCAGGAAAAAACGGCTTATTAAGGCCGTTGATAATATAAGCCTTGTTATAAACAGGGGTGAAACCCTGGGATTGGTTGGAGAAAGCGGCTGCGGCAAAACGAGCCTGGGGAGGACCATAGTCAGGCTGTATAAGCCCACTGCAGGCAGGATAGTATTTGACGGTCAGGACGTAACAGAGGCTAAAGGGGAAAAATTAATGACCTTCAGGCGTAAAGCCCAGATAATCTTTCAAAACCCCTATGCTTCCTTAAACCCCCGAAAAACAGTGAGGGACATCCTGACGGTTCCCCTGATTAATTCCGGGATAAGGAATCCTTTTGAACGGGAGGAGAGGATTGTACATCTGATGGAAAGGGTCGGCCTAAGCCACAGGCATATAAATTCCTTTCCCCACCAGTTCAGCGGCGGCCAGAGGCAGAGGATAGGTATAGCAAGGGCCCTGGCTATAAGGCCCCAGTTTGTAATTGCCGATGAACCCGTTTCAGCCCTGGATGTTTCCGTCCAGGCGCAGATAATAAATCTGCTGGAGGAACTCCAGGAAGAGTTCCATCTTACCTACCTGTTTATAGCCCATGACTTGAGTGTAATTTATCACGTTAGCGATAGGGTAGCCGTTATGTATCTGGGTAAGATTATGGAGCTTGGGCCAACGGAAGATATTTTCTTTAATACGGCTCACCCGTATACTAAGGCACTGCTGTCGGCTATACCCTCTGTAGATAAGCATAGGAGAAGGGATAGGATAATCCTTGAAGGGACCGTTCCGACACCTGTTAATCCCCCGGCGGGGTGCAGATTCCAGACGAGATGCTTTATGAAAAAGGGGAAAATATGCGAAGAGGTGGAGCCTGTGTTAAAAGAGGTGAGCAATAAACATTTTGTTGCATGTCATCGGTGTCAATGA
- a CDS encoding sensor histidine kinase encodes MKFGIGTKITASLILTAILVTLITASFGFIAVKNLFDSYVIKNERIKAVQWGNVFIQYYQLTGGWEGVQRIFEPQPRGTGRRRPEMSMPNYTGTHIILADSRGIIVADSLGMNLGQPLEKKLLDNGLDIEINGLKIGTLVVDALKPPGIATLEQSFLRSLTLYTFWSGVGAVVIAAFIGLFLSQRLTKPIITLSKASHYLAEGNLDYRLPPLGNDEIGRLAEDFNTMVERLQQNENLRKNLTADVAHELRTPITILMGTIESIQEGVLQPSPDVIMSLNDEVLRMSRIVTDLQNLGLAEVGQLPLDLKSTPVEEIIKRVSYFNLEAELRGINFKVELEQDLPEVYVDPQRIAQVISNLLQNALRYTPSGGSITLKGSRNGNEVLIQISDTGKGIKKQDLPYVFERFYRGEKSRSRKEGGMGLGLAIVKSFIHAHKGKIWVESEEGRGTTFFFTLPVK; translated from the coding sequence ATGAAATTCGGAATAGGGACTAAAATCACCGCCTCCCTTATACTCACGGCAATACTAGTGACCCTTATTACCGCTTCTTTCGGCTTTATTGCTGTAAAAAACCTTTTTGATTCTTATGTAATTAAAAACGAAAGAATTAAGGCAGTTCAGTGGGGAAACGTGTTCATACAGTATTACCAGCTAACGGGAGGATGGGAAGGGGTCCAGAGGATTTTTGAACCCCAGCCGAGAGGAACAGGTAGGAGAAGGCCCGAAATGTCAATGCCCAATTACACGGGTACCCACATTATCCTCGCCGACAGCAGGGGTATAATAGTCGCTGATTCACTAGGTATGAATCTGGGCCAACCCCTGGAAAAAAAATTGCTGGATAATGGTTTAGACATAGAAATAAACGGCCTGAAAATAGGGACCCTTGTTGTCGATGCCCTAAAGCCTCCGGGAATTGCTACACTGGAACAAAGCTTCCTGCGTTCCCTTACTTTATATACGTTCTGGAGTGGAGTTGGTGCTGTAGTTATAGCTGCATTTATAGGGTTATTCCTTTCCCAGCGCCTGACAAAACCCATTATTACCCTATCTAAGGCTTCCCATTATCTGGCTGAAGGCAACCTGGACTACCGGCTGCCTCCTTTAGGGAATGATGAAATAGGCAGGCTTGCCGAAGACTTCAATACAATGGTCGAAAGGCTACAGCAAAATGAAAACCTAAGGAAGAACCTAACTGCAGATGTTGCTCATGAACTCAGGACCCCTATTACTATCCTGATGGGTACCATTGAGTCTATTCAGGAAGGGGTATTACAGCCTTCTCCTGATGTAATAATGTCATTGAATGACGAGGTACTGCGAATGTCCCGGATAGTCACCGATCTTCAAAATCTCGGGCTTGCAGAAGTGGGACAGCTGCCATTAGATTTAAAATCAACCCCTGTAGAAGAAATAATTAAAAGGGTCTCCTATTTTAATCTTGAAGCCGAGCTAAGGGGTATAAATTTCAAAGTAGAGTTAGAACAGGATTTGCCTGAAGTCTATGTTGACCCTCAGAGGATCGCTCAGGTCATTTCAAACCTCCTGCAAAACGCTCTGAGATATACACCATCCGGCGGTTCGATAACTTTAAAGGGCAGCAGAAATGGAAACGAAGTCCTTATACAGATTAGCGATACTGGAAAAGGCATTAAAAAGCAGGATTTGCCGTATGTCTTTGAACGTTTTTATAGGGGTGAAAAATCTCGAAGCCGTAAGGAGGGGGGTATGGGATTGGGGCTTGCCATTGTAAAAAGCTTTATCCATGCCCATAAAGGGAAGATCTGGGTAGAAAGTGAGGAAGGAAGGGGCACAACCTTTTTCTTTACCCTTCCCGTGAAATAA
- a CDS encoding response regulator transcription factor, with amino-acid sequence MGKKILVVDDEVKILNMIKTYLEKEGFIVFSAEDGKTALELFKKHEPDLMVLDLMLPEMDGFDICKSVRQHSDVPIIMLTAKTEEIDKLLGLELGADDYITKPFSLRELTARIKAILRRVNPGKTKEREIIKRGELIIDPVDHKVKVNNRDISLTPTEFKILHLLAEHPGRVFSRLQILESVFGEIYEGYERSIDTHISNLRKKIEDDPNNPIYIKTLYGVGYRFEKMEESAK; translated from the coding sequence ATGGGAAAAAAGATACTGGTAGTAGATGATGAAGTTAAAATACTGAATATGATCAAAACATATCTTGAAAAGGAAGGGTTTATCGTTTTTTCAGCTGAAGATGGGAAAACTGCCCTGGAGCTGTTTAAAAAACATGAACCCGACTTGATGGTTCTGGACCTGATGCTCCCTGAAATGGACGGATTTGATATATGTAAATCGGTCCGCCAGCACAGTGATGTCCCCATTATAATGCTTACGGCCAAGACAGAGGAAATCGACAAACTCCTGGGCTTAGAGCTGGGAGCTGATGATTATATAACCAAGCCCTTCAGCCTGAGAGAACTGACGGCGAGGATAAAAGCCATTTTACGCAGGGTAAACCCGGGAAAAACTAAGGAAAGGGAAATAATAAAACGCGGAGAATTAATTATAGATCCGGTAGACCACAAGGTCAAGGTGAACAACAGGGATATCTCCCTGACCCCTACAGAATTCAAAATCCTTCACCTCCTTGCCGAACATCCCGGCCGGGTATTCAGCAGGCTGCAGATTCTGGAATCGGTTTTTGGAGAAATATACGAAGGGTATGAAAGGTCTATAGATACCCATATAAGTAATTTAAGAAAAAAGATCGAGGATGACCCCAATAATCCTATTTATATAAAGACCCTTTACGGGGTGGGATACCGTTTTGAGAAAATGGAGGAATCGGCTAAATGA
- a CDS encoding cytochrome c biogenesis CcdA family protein, whose protein sequence is MIEISGQEVGFFVAFGAGMLSFFSPCVLPLVPAYITFLAGTALEGDSAKNRRFLFLKAIGFIVGFSLIFTAMGASASLIGKFLLKNRLLYRKISGIVIVLFGVHMTGIFNIKPLYREKRFIRLSSMDKSWFSPFVIGCAFAAGWTPCVGPILASILLYAGTGETVSFGVFLLTAYSMGLAVPFIITSMALNWFMKIFKKSSRLLPHISALSGVILIIFGIMIYFNKIALLSRYLDWFNVF, encoded by the coding sequence GTGATTGAAATTTCGGGACAGGAAGTAGGATTTTTTGTAGCCTTTGGTGCCGGTATGCTGTCATTTTTTTCTCCCTGTGTACTGCCTCTGGTTCCTGCATATATTACTTTTCTGGCAGGTACCGCTCTTGAAGGAGATTCAGCGAAAAACAGAAGGTTTCTGTTTTTAAAGGCTATAGGTTTTATTGTTGGGTTTTCTTTGATTTTTACTGCAATGGGAGCATCAGCAAGCTTAATAGGGAAATTCCTGCTCAAAAACAGGCTGCTTTATAGGAAAATCAGCGGAATTGTTATAGTTCTCTTCGGTGTCCATATGACGGGTATATTTAATATAAAACCCCTTTATCGTGAAAAAAGATTTATCCGGTTATCATCGATGGATAAAAGTTGGTTTTCGCCTTTTGTTATAGGCTGTGCCTTTGCTGCGGGCTGGACTCCATGTGTGGGCCCTATTCTGGCTTCTATTCTGTTATATGCCGGTACGGGCGAGACCGTAAGCTTTGGCGTTTTTCTCCTTACAGCCTATTCCATGGGTTTGGCTGTTCCATTTATAATAACGTCCATGGCTCTTAACTGGTTTATGAAGATTTTCAAAAAAAGTTCCCGGTTATTGCCCCATATATCTGCATTAAGCGGGGTGATCCTGATAATATTCGGGATAATGATCTATTTTAACAAGATTGCATTATTGAGCAGATACCTGGACTGGTTTAATGTTTTTTAA